One genomic region from Prochlorococcus marinus CUG1433 encodes:
- a CDS encoding glutamate-5-semialdehyde dehydrogenase, with the protein MVNIFEVSQPGNDLLEKADQVRLASIKISQTENQNRIKALNFMADNLEKNSKEILVANSEDYKRAENKGISNALLSRLKLSKEKLISGIEGVRKVGDLSDPVNQVQIKRELSKGLILERKTVPIGVLGVIFESRPDAVMQISSLAIRSGNGVILKGGSEANLTNAAIVNALQQGLSKSGLDKNAICLLTSRKDSMSMLNLENYINLIIPRGSNELVKFIQENTRIPVLGHADGICHLYIDNEANLEMALSVALDSKIQYPAACNAIETLLVHKDIASVFLEKAIPLFNSNDVKLIGDKRSVELGLKHEASQEDWQTEYLDLILSIKIVDDLNEAIAHIQKFSSKHTDGIITENLNTANKFMNVVDSSGVFHNCSTRFADGFRYGFGAEVGISTQTLPPRGPVGLEGLVTYKYFLKGVGNIVDDFSSGKAIYTHRDL; encoded by the coding sequence ATGGTTAATATCTTTGAAGTTTCTCAACCAGGTAATGATCTTCTAGAAAAAGCTGATCAAGTTCGTTTGGCATCAATAAAAATAAGTCAAACTGAAAATCAAAATAGAATTAAAGCCTTAAATTTTATGGCTGATAATCTAGAAAAAAATTCTAAAGAAATTTTAGTGGCTAATAGTGAAGACTACAAAAGAGCAGAAAATAAAGGAATTTCAAACGCTTTACTCTCTAGATTAAAGCTTTCAAAAGAAAAATTAATTTCAGGAATTGAAGGAGTAAGAAAAGTTGGCGACTTGTCTGATCCTGTAAATCAAGTTCAGATAAAAAGAGAGCTTTCCAAAGGACTAATCCTTGAAAGAAAAACAGTGCCCATAGGAGTTTTAGGGGTTATTTTTGAATCTAGGCCCGATGCGGTTATGCAGATTAGTTCTTTAGCAATAAGATCAGGTAATGGAGTAATACTAAAGGGTGGTAGTGAAGCAAATTTAACAAACGCTGCAATTGTCAATGCCTTACAACAGGGATTATCAAAATCAGGTCTTGATAAAAATGCAATATGCCTACTTACAAGCAGAAAAGATAGTATGTCTATGTTAAATCTCGAGAACTATATCAATTTAATAATTCCAAGAGGAAGTAATGAATTAGTTAAATTTATTCAAGAGAATACAAGAATTCCTGTGCTAGGTCATGCTGATGGAATCTGTCACTTGTATATAGATAATGAGGCAAATCTTGAAATGGCTTTATCAGTTGCTCTAGATAGTAAAATTCAATACCCTGCTGCATGTAATGCTATTGAAACTTTATTAGTGCATAAAGATATTGCATCAGTTTTTCTTGAAAAGGCTATACCTTTATTTAATTCTAATGATGTTAAATTAATCGGAGATAAAAGATCTGTTGAATTAGGTTTAAAGCATGAGGCTAGTCAAGAAGATTGGCAAACTGAATATTTGGATTTAATCTTATCGATAAAAATTGTTGATGATCTTAATGAGGCAATAGCTCATATACAAAAATTTAGTTCAAAACACACAGATGGAATAATTACTGAAAATTTAAATACTGCTAATAAATTTATGAATGTAGTTGATAGTTCAGGCGTTTTCCATAATTGCTCAACAAGGTTTGCAGACGGGTTTAGATATGGATTCGGAGCTGAAGTTGGAATATCTACTCAGACTCTACCCCCACGAGGACCTGTAGGTCTTGAAGGTTTGGTAACTTATAAATATTTCCTAAAAGGTGTTGGAAATATAGTTGATGATTTTTCTTCTGGAAAGGCTATCTATACTCATAGGGATCTTTGA